From the Rhodoferax mekongensis genome, one window contains:
- a CDS encoding N-acetylmuramoyl-L-alanine amidase translates to MDIQGITLNPALKELVAKVKPDDPNIAGIRVGQFTPDIVRLVVDLKHPIRPQVFSLAPVAAYQHRLVLDLYPVAEIDPLEALIADRAVESKAAQAAKAAAQDPLELLIAQHSQRPATNSPAMAASSPKAQDATKTGATRADSTGASNQKDSNSPAAGTTTDRLIIIALDPGHGGEDPGAIGPGGTKEKDVVLKLAHLLRARINAASVNGNAMRAFLTRDADFFVPLGTRVQKARRVQADLFISIHADAFFTPDPQGASVFALSQGGATSSAARWMAAKENKADMIGGLNVKAKDATVQRALLDMSTTAQINDSLKLGGNLLGEIKRVGKLHKPRVEQASFAVLKAPDIPSVLVEAAFISNPTEETKLNSEDYQNQLADALMRGIEAYFAKNPPLSRNRTTS, encoded by the coding sequence GTGGACATTCAGGGCATCACCCTGAACCCCGCGCTCAAAGAGCTGGTGGCCAAGGTCAAACCTGATGACCCCAACATTGCCGGCATCCGGGTAGGTCAGTTCACCCCCGACATCGTTCGCCTGGTAGTCGACCTCAAGCACCCTATCCGCCCCCAGGTCTTCAGCCTCGCGCCGGTGGCGGCCTACCAGCACCGGCTGGTGCTGGATTTGTACCCTGTCGCCGAAATCGACCCGCTCGAAGCGCTGATTGCTGACCGGGCGGTAGAGAGCAAGGCTGCGCAGGCCGCCAAAGCTGCGGCCCAGGACCCGCTGGAACTGCTGATTGCGCAGCACAGCCAGCGCCCCGCTACCAACAGCCCCGCCATGGCCGCCAGTAGTCCCAAAGCGCAAGACGCTACAAAAACAGGAGCTACCCGCGCAGATTCCACGGGCGCTAGCAACCAAAAAGACTCCAATTCACCTGCAGCAGGCACCACCACCGACCGGCTCATCATCATTGCCCTGGACCCCGGCCATGGGGGCGAGGACCCCGGTGCCATCGGCCCGGGCGGCACCAAAGAAAAAGATGTGGTGCTCAAGCTGGCACACCTGCTGCGAGCGCGTATCAACGCGGCCAGCGTCAACGGAAACGCCATGCGCGCTTTCCTGACACGGGATGCCGATTTTTTTGTCCCACTGGGCACCCGTGTTCAAAAGGCCCGCCGGGTACAGGCCGACTTGTTCATCAGCATCCACGCTGACGCATTTTTCACCCCGGACCCCCAAGGGGCCAGCGTATTCGCGCTCAGCCAGGGGGGAGCCACCAGCAGTGCAGCACGCTGGATGGCGGCCAAAGAAAACAAGGCGGACATGATTGGTGGCCTCAACGTCAAAGCCAAGGATGCGACGGTGCAACGCGCCCTGCTGGACATGAGCACCACGGCCCAGATCAACGATAGCCTGAAGCTGGGCGGCAACCTGCTGGGCGAAATCAAGCGCGTGGGTAAGCTGCATAAACCCCGTGTGGAGCAGGCGTCGTTTGCGGTCCTCAAGGCACCGGACATTCCCAGTGTGCTGGTGGAGGCTGCCTTCATCAGCAACCCCACGGAAGAGACCAAGCTCAACAGCGAGGATTACCAAAACCAACTGGCTGATGCCTTGATGCGGGGCATTGAGGCCTACTTCGCCAAGAATCCACCCCTGTCCCGTAACCGGACCACGAGCTGA
- a CDS encoding N-acyl amino acid synthase FeeM domain-containing protein: MALVERIQAAVARTETLPFRVEIATEAQMDGVIQLRAASYGKHLPELGAKLREAEAADFELGCEVLVATSKLDGSVLGTLRTHANVVAPLPLEASMTLPEKFDDTLMVETTRLCIKGSSQGSLVRSALFKALHQYCMEQGVNWMLAAGRKPVDKIYDWLLFSDVTEKSMFFPMQHAGMVPHRVMYFSPQEANALWLTHQHPLHSFVFETVHPDIDLSKARPLAITPEYSTLFTPAIEPVAAAFNRAQ, translated from the coding sequence ATGGCTTTGGTGGAGAGAATTCAGGCAGCAGTCGCGCGCACCGAGACGCTGCCGTTCAGGGTTGAAATCGCCACGGAGGCACAGATGGATGGAGTCATCCAATTGCGGGCTGCTTCTTACGGGAAACATCTGCCGGAGCTCGGCGCCAAATTGAGAGAGGCCGAGGCCGCCGATTTTGAACTCGGCTGCGAAGTACTGGTCGCCACCTCCAAACTCGACGGCTCCGTACTCGGCACCTTGCGCACCCATGCCAATGTGGTGGCACCGCTGCCCTTGGAGGCTTCGATGACTCTCCCTGAAAAGTTCGACGATACATTGATGGTCGAAACTACTCGCCTTTGCATCAAAGGTAGTTCTCAGGGATCACTAGTCAGGTCCGCACTGTTTAAAGCACTTCATCAGTACTGCATGGAACAGGGCGTGAATTGGATGCTAGCTGCCGGCCGGAAACCCGTAGACAAGATTTATGACTGGCTACTTTTCTCTGACGTTACGGAAAAGTCGATGTTCTTTCCCATGCAACATGCCGGAATGGTTCCACACCGCGTGATGTATTTTTCACCTCAAGAAGCCAACGCACTTTGGCTGACCCATCAGCACCCGCTTCACAGCTTCGTATTTGAAACTGTTCATCCTGATATCGATCTTTCCAAAGCGCGACCTTTAGCCATCACTCCCGAGTATTCAACTCTTTTTACACCCGCAATAGAGCCCGTTGCAGCGGCTTTCAACAGAGCCCAATGA